AATTTTACAGATTAattgaagggtatttttgtcattttttctaataagagtaaaatagtcattttaaatCTATCCAAACAGATATGATCCAtattaacagctcatgggtgggagTAAAGGTTTTTGATCTGCTATGGTGACATTTTGAGAaagcatcaaaagttgggtgagacatagttcttttccctttatattcaataaatgGGAAAATGTTTTTATGGCCTTCCTTGGATAGAAAAATGCTAACCGCTGATTTTTAAATCCAAATCTATAATGCAAAAAGAATCCGGGGCCCGAATTGGAATCCTTATTCCGGGCACTGAATCCCCGCAACCAAACAGACGGAACCaatctcagcaaccaaacaggAACCCTATCAACAAAATGCACAAATGAAGCCCAAAATTAAACCATGGAGCCACGCTCAAGCGAGGCAAGCAAAGGCAAGGCAAAACCAATGGGCAAAGCCAAGAAGGACCTGCTAACGAAAGCTCCATGGAGGGGGGAAGACGACGACGAATCGAACAAATTCAAGGAGGCCAAGCTCAAAGTAACGACCGACTCTGGTGGCACTTCCACCATGCACGTGCCCGGCAAGAAAAAGACCTCCAAATACAATGATCTCGATGACGACGACGACTCCCTCCAAATCGACCCCCAGCTTCGTTACAGCTTCCAGCGTAACTTCCAGGTCTTTTTCCCTTGTTTACTTGACATATccagttctttttttttaggGTAGTAACTTTGCCGACGTTG
This is a stretch of genomic DNA from Mangifera indica cultivar Alphonso chromosome 11, CATAS_Mindica_2.1, whole genome shotgun sequence. It encodes these proteins:
- the LOC123229443 gene encoding uncharacterized protein LOC123229443, giving the protein MEPRSSEASKGKAKPMGKAKKDLLTKAPWRGEDDDESNKFKEAKLKVTTDSGGTSTMHVPGKKKTSKYNDLDDDDDSLQIDPQLRYSFQRNFQFLQRVFSIDTIVKPLPPAMAYNVSRNLNFFTRIFTQFFDPEGIAGAQKSLGLGQEEKARRVR